A genome region from Gymnogyps californianus isolate 813 chromosome 4, ASM1813914v2, whole genome shotgun sequence includes the following:
- the ADRA2C gene encoding LOW QUALITY PROTEIN: alpha-2C adrenergic receptor (The sequence of the model RefSeq protein was modified relative to this genomic sequence to represent the inferred CDS: inserted 1 base in 1 codon) has protein sequence MDLLLVVNTSLGSPNESLALPPSSPSSSALLQPPSPYSPAAVASLAAVVGFLIVFTIVGNVLVVIAVLTSRALRAPQNLFLVSLASADILVATLVMPFSLANELMNYWYFGKAWCNIYLALDVLFCTSSIVHLCAISLDRYWSVTQAVEYNLKRXPRRIKAIILTVWLISAVISFPPLISMYRDPEGDGFPQCKLNDETWYILSSCIGSFFAPCLIMVLVYIRIYRVAKLRTRTLSEKRTMPEGSSQTENGLSRAAGGCTSLRMQLGENGHYSMHHWRKASELEDIELEESSTSESRRRRSREEHPRKSSKSQSFSYSYSSKHSSSRLSRSSNRSMQFFSYRRRRKRSSICRKKVTQAREKRFTFVLAVVMGVFVVCWFPFFFSYSLYGICREACEVPETLFKFFFWIGYCNSSLNPVIYTIFNQDFRRSFKHILFKKKKKNFRH, from the exons ATGgatctgctgctggtggtgaaCACGAGCCTGGGCTCCCCCAACGAGTCCCTGGCGCTGCCCCCCTCCTCGCCGTCCTCCTCGGCCCTCCTGCAGCCGCCCTCCCCCTACTCCCCGGCGGCCGTGGCCAGCCTGGCGGCGGTGGTGGGCTTCCTCATCGTCTTCACCATCGTGGGCAACGTGCTGGTGGTGATAGCTGTGCTCACCAGCCGGGCGCTGAGAGCCCCCCAGAACCTCTTCCTGGTGTCCCTGGCCAGCGCGGACATCCTGGTGGCTACCCTGGTCATGCCTTTCTCCTTAGCCAACGAGCTTATGAATTACTGGTACTTTGGCAAGGCTTGGTGTAACATTTACCTGGCGCTGGACGTGCTCTTCTGCACCTCCTCCATCGTCCACCTGTGCGCCATCAGCCTCGACAGGTATTGGTCTGTCACACAGGCGGTGGAGTACAACCTCAAAC ACCCCCGGCGGATCAAGGCCATCATCCTCACGGTCTGGCTCATTTCAGCTGTCATCTCCTTCCCGCCATTGATCTCCATGTACCGGGACCCTGAAGGAGATGGCTTTCCCCAGTGCAAGCTCAATGATGAGACATGGTACATCCTTTCTTCTTGCATTGGCTCTTTCTTTGCCCCCTGCCTCATCATGGTGTTGGTCTATATCCGCATCTACCGCGTGGCCAAGCTAAGGACCAGGACCCTCTCTGAGAAGCGTACGATGCCAGAGGGGTCCTCTCAGACTGAGAATGGCTTGAGCCGCGCTGCTGGCGGCTGCACATCCCTGAggatgcagctgggagagaaCGGACATTATTCAATGCACCACTGGCGCAAAGCCTCTGAGCTGGAGGACATtgagctggaggagagcagcacCTCAGAGAGCAGACGGAGGCGGAGCCGGGAGGAGCATCCCCGCAAAAGCAGCAAGAGCCAGTCCTTCTCCTACTCATATTCCTCCAAGCACTCCAGTAGCCGTCTGTCCCGCTCTAGCAATCGCTCCATGCAGTTCTTCTCATATCGCCGTCGCCGGAAGCGTAGCAGCATCTGCCGTAAGAAAGTCACCCAGGCCCGGGAGAAACGCTTCACTTTTGTGCTGGCCGTGGTCATGGGGGTCTTTGTAGTTTGCTGgttccctttcttcttcagctaCAGCCTCTATGGTATTTGCCGGGAGGCATGTGAGGTCCCTGAGACTCTCTTCAAGTTCTTCTTCTGGATTGGGTATTGCAATAGCTCCCTCAACCCAGTCATCTACACCATCTTCAACCAGGACTTCCGCAGGTCCTTTAAACACATTCTCtttaagaagaagaagaagaactTCCGCCATTGA